In Blastopirellula sediminis, the following proteins share a genomic window:
- a CDS encoding SHD1 domain-containing protein, translated as MHRRPMTSVKRSLFAFLLLVVGLLLTSSVSFSQEARTWTDSTGKFTIVGKLASHDDKSIRIEKSDGQVISVPLDKLSTADQTFIAKLAESNPFQPEDENPFKQEEESPFRPEMPATQKAADADSAKAPFTASADGQPREIQLDYDAIRSVSMTPTKLIFGVDVTPAAIPSFTADSIPIRSTLCKWDEMVAMAVNGSGRVALNFECKMRSLRFAKKEGLVEGNVDDIINRFVIADAITGKVVGKGMYVGDKSFRMLALHDDGVRFAVRRNGFGSGNSGVLELWALDGADSIVRGFQVTPFVKKSRLDETDIEWAEFVGDLLLVGASERVVAFRVADMQPQYEFTLKGNLQILPDKKHLVFWREDQLAVLEIASGKVVCTTPLNSLYYPRLQVDPTGERLMGVSHSERELSIISLRDGKLLSKFEIPESTPIEDGLLLNDRYLLSPKGDLIDVRSFRKVWTIAGAQAIRLCGDRAIFYRSERDEGPGAVFCRQLPGEALSQRLDQLTPQSDFLCLEPGAKVRIDVTGIPDRDQREPLLQSLSRKLEASSFVVDPIGPVTLRALVVDKGPETVNYRSGFEEDDVVIHKYESRLEFVAEGKVVWYRFSDNIPRTLKFDVEEGIKAAAAEASRPSYEIYRTVSLPQKMAVPNDGKGFGQTNVTVTGLE; from the coding sequence ATGCACCGCCGTCCGATGACAAGCGTCAAGCGATCGCTTTTCGCGTTCTTGCTCCTCGTCGTCGGCCTCCTGCTAACAAGCAGCGTCAGCTTCTCGCAGGAAGCGCGCACTTGGACTGACAGTACCGGCAAGTTCACGATCGTCGGTAAGCTCGCATCGCATGACGACAAGTCGATCCGCATCGAAAAGAGCGACGGCCAAGTGATCTCCGTTCCGCTCGACAAGTTGAGCACAGCGGATCAGACCTTCATCGCGAAGCTGGCCGAGTCCAATCCGTTCCAACCGGAGGACGAAAATCCGTTCAAGCAGGAAGAAGAAAGCCCGTTCCGCCCCGAAATGCCGGCGACGCAAAAAGCCGCCGACGCAGATTCGGCGAAGGCCCCCTTCACAGCGTCCGCCGATGGCCAGCCGCGAGAGATCCAACTCGACTACGACGCAATTCGGAGCGTGTCGATGACGCCGACCAAGCTTATTTTTGGCGTCGACGTCACTCCAGCGGCAATTCCGAGTTTCACGGCCGATTCGATCCCCATTCGTTCTACCCTCTGCAAATGGGATGAAATGGTAGCGATGGCGGTCAATGGAAGCGGCCGCGTCGCTCTCAACTTTGAATGCAAAATGAGATCTCTCCGTTTCGCAAAGAAGGAGGGACTTGTCGAGGGAAATGTTGACGACATCATCAATCGTTTCGTGATTGCCGATGCGATCACCGGCAAAGTCGTCGGCAAAGGGATGTACGTCGGCGACAAATCGTTTCGGATGTTGGCGCTACATGACGACGGCGTGCGCTTCGCCGTTCGCCGCAACGGATTTGGTTCAGGAAATTCCGGCGTTCTGGAACTCTGGGCGCTGGACGGCGCGGACTCCATCGTGCGAGGCTTTCAGGTCACCCCATTCGTCAAGAAGTCGAGGCTCGACGAGACCGATATCGAATGGGCGGAATTTGTCGGGGACCTGTTGCTTGTCGGAGCGTCGGAACGAGTCGTCGCGTTTCGAGTCGCCGACATGCAGCCGCAGTATGAATTCACGCTGAAAGGGAATCTGCAGATTCTCCCCGACAAAAAGCATCTCGTCTTTTGGCGCGAGGACCAACTCGCCGTTCTCGAAATCGCCAGCGGCAAGGTCGTCTGCACGACGCCACTTAATTCGCTTTACTACCCGAGGCTGCAAGTCGATCCGACCGGAGAACGCCTGATGGGCGTTTCCCACTCAGAGCGAGAACTTTCGATCATCAGTCTCCGCGACGGCAAGCTCCTGTCGAAATTCGAGATCCCAGAGTCGACGCCGATCGAAGATGGCTTACTGCTGAATGATCGCTACTTGCTGTCGCCGAAAGGAGACTTGATCGACGTCCGGAGCTTCCGCAAGGTTTGGACTATCGCCGGCGCTCAGGCGATTCGTCTGTGCGGCGATCGGGCGATTTTTTACCGAAGTGAGCGTGACGAAGGTCCCGGAGCGGTCTTCTGTCGGCAATTGCCCGGCGAGGCGCTGTCGCAACGCCTTGATCAGTTGACGCCGCAATCGGACTTTTTGTGCTTGGAACCTGGGGCGAAAGTCCGCATCGACGTCACTGGAATTCCTGATCGGGACCAGAGAGAGCCGCTTCTCCAGTCTCTTTCTCGCAAGCTGGAAGCGAGCAGTTTTGTCGTCGACCCAATCGGTCCCGTCACCTTGCGAGCGTTGGTGGTCGATAAGGGGCCGGAAACGGTCAATTATCGTTCCGGTTTCGAGGAGGATGACGTCGTCATCCACAAGTATGAGTCGAGGCTGGAATTCGTCGCCGAAGGAAAGGTCGTCTGGTACCGTTTCAGCGACAACATCCCGCGGACCCTGAAATTTGACGTAGAAGAAGGAATCAAGGCCGCCGCAGCCGAAGCAAGTCGCCCAAGCTACGAAATCTATCGTACCGTCTCTCTCCCGCAAAAAATGGCGGTCCCCAATGACGGCAAGGGATTCGGACAAACGAACGTTACCGTCACTGGGCTGGAATAA
- a CDS encoding SHD1 domain-containing protein, with product MHTHCHSAGSFRLPIRTFLLSLAALLVAGNVSFGQESRTWTDSTGKFTIVGKISSNDGKTLRIEKSDGKVVAIPVDKLSKADQEFLAKAAAENPFQEEEASPFQPEAPAMKNDDADDDPSPAAASGEPRNVNIRLNNVRKVAMQPQKDEFGIEVTPPAAVKFRTKPTSVPPTLQFFDGLDEMEVSANGRVLLSFGCDVRHIRRDNPRLVEGLTDDQRIQRYVLIDAASGKTLSEGKYAGDSYKVFALHDDGVRFAVRKTVWGHGKSGVLEIWAFNGPKTILRGFRLEPFAEVSWDPEKDVDWAEFVGDRLLVGNGKIVMALNATDYRPQYQLEMNGRPTITPDKKHAIFFKDKNLAVLDVATGKIVCAMPFDSNFAPTMGIDPQGKSLVCLSGNELTKFNLQNGQVEMQFTTTMSAQQARGLIVLNERYFLTPNGELFDMQDQIKVWSFTGAAKIRQLGDTTIFYKGEGNRADGAIVCQQLPGEKLAAHLDQLTKQPGFFCLEPGVKVRLDVEGLPDPQKKQEILASLFKKLEANGAIVDPNGQVVLKASVESKGPKEVRFFGGGNVTFQEFLSKLEMTFQGKTVWSRSGNNIPGILQYDQVEGMAAAAAKHNHPSYYLFEHAVIPRKVARPAEGNEVGATKVTVNGLQ from the coding sequence ATGCATACCCACTGCCATTCGGCCGGCTCGTTCCGGCTCCCCATCCGCACGTTTTTGCTTTCGCTGGCGGCCTTGCTGGTCGCCGGAAACGTCAGCTTCGGCCAGGAGTCTCGCACCTGGACCGACAGCACCGGCAAGTTCACGATCGTAGGAAAGATTTCGTCGAACGACGGCAAGACGCTCCGCATCGAAAAGAGCGACGGCAAGGTCGTTGCGATTCCGGTCGACAAGCTGAGCAAAGCGGACCAGGAGTTCCTCGCGAAAGCCGCCGCCGAGAATCCGTTCCAGGAAGAGGAAGCGAGTCCGTTTCAACCCGAAGCGCCGGCGATGAAAAACGATGACGCCGACGACGATCCATCCCCCGCCGCGGCCAGCGGCGAACCTCGCAACGTCAACATCCGCCTGAACAACGTTCGCAAAGTGGCGATGCAGCCGCAGAAGGATGAGTTCGGCATCGAAGTGACGCCCCCGGCGGCCGTCAAGTTTCGCACCAAGCCGACGAGCGTTCCTCCCACACTGCAGTTCTTCGATGGTCTCGATGAGATGGAGGTTAGCGCCAACGGCCGCGTCTTGCTGAGCTTCGGGTGCGACGTTCGCCATATCCGCCGTGACAATCCCAGACTGGTCGAAGGGCTTACCGACGATCAGCGTATTCAGCGCTACGTGCTGATCGACGCCGCCAGCGGCAAGACTTTGTCGGAAGGGAAGTACGCCGGCGATTCGTACAAAGTCTTCGCGCTGCATGACGACGGCGTCCGCTTCGCCGTTCGCAAAACGGTCTGGGGCCATGGCAAGTCGGGGGTTCTCGAAATCTGGGCCTTCAACGGTCCCAAGACGATCCTGCGTGGGTTCCGCTTAGAGCCGTTCGCCGAGGTCTCCTGGGATCCTGAAAAAGACGTCGATTGGGCCGAATTCGTCGGCGACCGCTTACTGGTCGGCAACGGCAAAATTGTGATGGCGCTCAACGCCACCGACTACCGACCGCAGTACCAACTGGAAATGAACGGACGGCCGACGATCACGCCGGACAAGAAGCATGCGATCTTCTTTAAGGACAAGAACCTGGCCGTGCTCGACGTCGCCACCGGCAAGATCGTTTGCGCCATGCCGTTCGACTCGAACTTCGCTCCCACGATGGGAATCGATCCGCAGGGGAAATCGCTCGTCTGTCTCTCGGGCAACGAACTGACGAAGTTCAACTTGCAGAATGGACAAGTCGAGATGCAATTCACGACCACCATGTCGGCGCAACAGGCCCGTGGGTTGATCGTGCTGAATGAGCGTTACTTTCTGACCCCCAATGGCGAATTGTTCGACATGCAAGATCAGATCAAGGTCTGGTCGTTCACCGGCGCCGCCAAGATTCGCCAGCTTGGCGATACGACCATTTTCTACAAGGGAGAAGGAAACCGAGCCGACGGCGCGATCGTCTGCCAACAGTTGCCCGGCGAAAAGCTGGCCGCTCACTTGGATCAGTTGACGAAGCAGCCTGGCTTTTTCTGCCTGGAGCCTGGCGTCAAAGTCCGGCTCGACGTCGAAGGACTTCCTGATCCGCAAAAGAAGCAAGAGATCCTCGCGTCTCTCTTCAAGAAGCTGGAAGCGAACGGCGCCATCGTCGATCCCAACGGCCAGGTGGTCTTGAAAGCGTCGGTCGAAAGCAAAGGACCGAAAGAAGTCCGCTTCTTCGGCGGCGGCAACGTCACCTTCCAAGAGTTTTTGTCAAAGCTGGAAATGACTTTCCAAGGAAAGACCGTCTGGTCGCGAAGCGGCAACAACATCCCCGGCATCTTGCAATATGACCAGGTCGAAGGGATGGCGGCCGCCGCGGCCAAACATAATCACCCCAGCTATTACCTCTTTGAACACGCGGTGATCCCCCGCAAAGTAGCCAGACCAGCGGAAGGAAACGAAGTTGGGGCGACGAAGGTTACGGTCAACGGCCTGCAATAG
- a CDS encoding SecDF P1 head subdomain-containing protein produces MRLSILSALLILVALLSAGCGKPAPPTLATSGGTVLTYKIVQELPDVSAAELQNRIAARIKGDCFFDHATVQVANGVVRIELPGGDLQKVDRIKEMLRIPGQLSLNVVAHPGDDQQLFEAAAESDERLVTAPDGRRGIWTRCAADLTFDPEWVREIDGERSCLLLLQKGNIEGPHFADFTLSLDPNGQHALNFSMTDEGARRLQYLTKSYQGRQLAIVFDHQVISAPVIRSTISKYGMVTGNFSKEEVTKLLRTGKLAIFGELPPLELTSEEKLDPQ; encoded by the coding sequence ATGCGCCTCTCCATTCTCTCAGCGCTGCTGATCCTGGTCGCGTTACTATCGGCCGGCTGCGGTAAGCCTGCTCCGCCGACCTTGGCCACGAGCGGCGGAACGGTTTTGACCTACAAGATCGTGCAGGAGCTTCCCGACGTTTCCGCGGCGGAATTGCAAAACCGGATCGCCGCGCGGATCAAAGGAGATTGCTTCTTCGATCATGCAACGGTCCAAGTCGCCAATGGAGTCGTGCGAATCGAACTTCCCGGCGGCGACCTGCAAAAAGTCGACCGCATCAAAGAGATGCTCCGGATTCCGGGGCAACTCAGCTTGAACGTCGTCGCGCATCCCGGCGATGATCAGCAGCTGTTCGAAGCCGCCGCAGAGAGCGACGAACGGTTGGTGACGGCGCCCGATGGGCGTCGCGGAATCTGGACGCGCTGCGCCGCCGACCTGACGTTCGATCCCGAATGGGTTCGCGAAATCGACGGAGAGCGATCTTGCTTGCTCTTATTGCAAAAAGGAAATATTGAAGGCCCGCACTTTGCGGACTTCACGCTTTCGCTCGATCCCAACGGTCAGCATGCGCTCAACTTCTCGATGACCGACGAAGGGGCGCGGCGACTGCAATACCTGACCAAATCCTACCAAGGACGCCAGTTGGCGATTGTCTTCGATCACCAGGTAATCTCCGCGCCGGTGATCCGTTCGACGATCAGCAAGTACGGGATGGTGACCGGCAACTTTTCGAAAGAAGAGGTGACGAAACTCCTCCGCACCGGCAAACTCGCCATCTTCGGCGAGCTCCCGCCGTTGGAACTGACCAGCGAAGAAAAGCTCGATCCCCAATAG
- a CDS encoding tetratricopeptide repeat protein, translating into MTRNVISASAVAALLWFGTPCMLSAQEPIVVELYGQGVHQYNRGEMSEAFNTLSTAIEQGSKDPRAYYYRGLALWNMGRPEQAELDFAEGAKLELSADRSYNVGKSLERVQGAARLKLEDYRQKIRVEQFMARQAWERQRYEMRKAAEEEVLRGSAAAKASANLPVEPKASDPTDPFGGAETIEPGAPAPATPIEPEMTAPPADNPFGTPATPASEDPFGTPSTPSADPFAAPTKPAMESAPAAPATNDPFAAGSNPPQTTEPAAIEAAPVNDTDPFGAPGKPAMTEPAADPFAAPVGNAPAAGEDALGAPLPLKTDPFAAPTEPAMESAPAAPATNDPFAAGSNPPQTTEPAAIEPAPVNSTDPFGAPAAPVKPAMPAEPAADPFGADPAAASAPGAPAMTEPPADPFAAPVTDAPAAGEDALGAPLPLKTDPFAAPTEPAMESAPAAPATNDPFAAGSNPPQTTEPAAIEPAPVNSTDPFGAPAAPVKPAMPAEPAADPFGADPAAASAPTAPGAPATPAAPATPAADDPFAAPAAPTKPAMDPAAADPFADPAAASAPASQDPFGAPVAPAMQPTPGPEPAVPPKTPPASIDPFADPSAASAPAAPTAPAAPGAPAAPTTPAAPATGAMPAPATSDDPFATPASLVPTPSPVPALVAPPAQPAINNPFGTGAPLEDNFGPAVTPETTNMVQPEDEVADNNNAGLNRPTKPAPKTAPGTTPAAPAAPPVPVVPAPADPFADPFAE; encoded by the coding sequence ATGACGAGGAACGTTATCTCGGCGTCGGCCGTCGCCGCACTGCTGTGGTTCGGAACCCCATGCATGCTCTCGGCTCAAGAGCCGATCGTCGTCGAGCTCTACGGCCAAGGGGTTCACCAATACAATCGCGGCGAAATGTCGGAGGCGTTCAACACCCTCTCGACCGCCATCGAACAAGGATCCAAAGATCCCCGCGCTTACTACTATCGCGGGCTCGCTCTTTGGAACATGGGTCGCCCGGAACAAGCCGAACTCGACTTCGCCGAAGGCGCCAAGCTGGAACTGAGCGCCGACCGCTCGTACAACGTCGGCAAGTCGCTTGAACGCGTTCAAGGCGCCGCTCGTCTGAAGCTGGAAGATTATCGCCAGAAGATTCGCGTCGAGCAGTTCATGGCTCGCCAGGCGTGGGAACGCCAACGCTATGAAATGCGAAAAGCGGCCGAAGAAGAAGTGCTCCGCGGCAGCGCCGCCGCCAAGGCGAGCGCCAATCTGCCGGTCGAACCGAAAGCGTCCGATCCGACCGATCCGTTCGGCGGCGCGGAAACGATCGAACCAGGCGCCCCGGCCCCGGCGACTCCCATCGAACCCGAAATGACCGCTCCGCCGGCCGACAATCCGTTTGGTACGCCGGCCACTCCGGCGAGTGAAGATCCGTTCGGTACTCCGTCGACTCCTTCGGCCGATCCGTTCGCCGCTCCGACCAAACCGGCGATGGAATCGGCCCCGGCCGCTCCGGCCACCAACGATCCGTTCGCCGCTGGATCGAACCCGCCGCAAACGACCGAACCGGCCGCGATCGAAGCGGCGCCGGTGAATGACACCGATCCGTTTGGCGCTCCGGGCAAACCGGCGATGACCGAACCGGCCGCTGATCCGTTCGCCGCTCCGGTGGGCAATGCTCCGGCCGCCGGCGAAGACGCGCTTGGCGCTCCGCTGCCGCTGAAGACCGACCCGTTCGCCGCTCCGACTGAACCGGCGATGGAATCGGCTCCGGCCGCTCCGGCCACGAACGATCCGTTCGCCGCCGGATCGAACCCGCCGCAAACAACCGAACCGGCCGCGATTGAACCGGCCCCGGTCAACAGCACCGATCCGTTCGGCGCCCCCGCTGCTCCGGTCAAACCGGCGATGCCGGCCGAACCGGCCGCTGACCCGTTTGGCGCTGATCCCGCGGCCGCTTCGGCTCCTGGCGCTCCGGCGATGACCGAACCACCGGCCGATCCGTTCGCCGCTCCGGTGACCGACGCTCCGGCCGCTGGGGAAGACGCGCTGGGCGCTCCGCTGCCGCTGAAGACCGACCCGTTCGCCGCTCCGACTGAACCCGCGATGGAATCGGCTCCAGCCGCTCCGGCCACGAACGATCCGTTCGCCGCCGGCTCGAACCCGCCGCAAACGACCGAACCGGCCGCGATTGAACCGGCCCCGGTCAACAGCACCGATCCGTTCGGCGCCCCCGCCGCTCCGGTCAAACCGGCGATGCCCGCCGAACCGGCCGCTGACCCGTTTGGCGCTGATCCGGCCGCCGCTTCGGCTCCGACCGCGCCTGGCGCTCCGGCGACTCCGGCTGCCCCGGCCACTCCGGCGGCGGATGACCCGTTTGCCGCTCCGGCTGCTCCGACCAAACCGGCGATGGATCCGGCTGCTGCCGACCCGTTCGCTGACCCAGCCGCCGCCTCGGCGCCGGCCAGCCAAGATCCGTTTGGCGCTCCGGTCGCTCCGGCGATGCAGCCGACGCCCGGACCGGAACCGGCCGTCCCGCCGAAGACCCCTCCGGCCAGCATTGACCCGTTCGCCGATCCGTCGGCCGCTTCGGCTCCGGCTGCTCCGACCGCCCCGGCGGCGCCTGGCGCTCCCGCGGCGCCAACGACTCCGGCCGCTCCGGCCACTGGTGCGATGCCGGCTCCTGCGACAAGCGACGACCCGTTTGCGACTCCGGCTTCGCTGGTTCCGACGCCGAGCCCGGTTCCGGCGCTCGTCGCCCCTCCGGCTCAACCGGCGATCAACAATCCGTTTGGCACCGGCGCTCCGCTTGAAGACAACTTCGGACCGGCCGTCACCCCGGAGACCACCAACATGGTTCAGCCGGAAGACGAAGTGGCCGACAACAACAACGCCGGCCTCAACCGACCGACGAAGCCCGCGCCGAAGACAGCGCCGGGAACGACTCCGGCCGCCCCCGCGGCCCCGCCCGTTCCGGTCGTGCCGGCTCCGGCTGACCCGTTCGCCGATCCTTTCGCCGAGTAG